One Salvia splendens isolate huo1 chromosome 22, SspV2, whole genome shotgun sequence DNA segment encodes these proteins:
- the LOC121787801 gene encoding serine/threonine-protein kinase D6PKL1-like: MGSFRGNCEIMEVKDERSVTRQPQSFRQSKKDQKPPIIKKGMNKTLEDDINKLFEGVNLRSTKSLDLSDVRRNPSKKPMRGVGSHSPGIGFSEPVSLKQALRGLCISQAAEMAAVKRKSLPASPRASEAGKIANIYRSVVVETGESSCSSVESEARRIEISLVPEQSASCSSETLPQSTFQGPYFSPCLDDKVTLKNKQHKSQDPGHQLDECDDGGKSPVEEDTGLCSASKLPRKLQDSALPPATVVMEGAELNIAHNKIIPVSEADMQKSGVGLQEEDCCSVSVLPRDDAHDNHLKEDLKSSGSSKAANVPIKEVPASSKVGEMAAPKVRRKSRLQTVSSSSVVKGNKEGTSRAAKPVGRNKNIVIKKSKKVTIYTDGSSKGSHDVDTAQNQSSEQVICQRCQCSLRETGKDFCKDPSDSAGVQVPTAGTDFDTNKDTSVAKSNMVGKQGEKWDLSQSSNSSNCDFSSSNTSLSDESNLSGSTCNNKPHMSKDVRWEAINHIRKKYGFLGLNHFNLLKKLGSGDIGSVYLAELIRTECLFAIKVMDNEFLAKRKKMPRAQTEREILKMLDHPFLPTLYTQFTSDNLSCLVMEFCPGGDLHVLRQKQPGRYFPEQAARFYVAEVLLALEYLHMLGIVYRDLKPENIMVREDGHIMLTDFDLSLRCSVNPTLVKSSSLAMEPPRISGPCAGSNCIDPFCTGPSCEVSCFSPGLNAAARARKLKADAARQARLLPQLVAEPTEARSNSFVGTHEYLAPEIIKGEGHGSAVDWWTFGVFLYELLYGKTPFKGTNNDETLANVVLQNLRFPDSPIVSFQARDLIRGLLVKEPENRLGTQTGAAEIKRHPFFDGLNWALIRCAVPPQIPEFFESEIPQPAPAQDAGDCFEFELF, encoded by the exons ATGGGTTCGTTTCGTGGGAATTGTGAAATAATGGAGGTAAAGGATGAACGGAGTGTAACGCGACAGCCTCAATCGTTTCGGCAATCAAAGAAAGACCAGAAGCCTCCGATCATTAAAAAAGGAATGAACAAGACGTTGGAAGACGACATCAATAAGCTTTTCGAAGGAGTCAATCTCAGATCAACAAAAAGTCTTGATCTTTCAGATGTGCGGAGAAACCCTTCAAAGAAGCCGATGAGGGGTGTTGGTTCTCATTCTCCTGGGATTGGATTCTCAGAGCCCGTCTCTTTGAAGCAGGCTCTTAGGGGATTGTGCATTTCTCAGGCAGCGGAGATGGCTGCTGTGAAACGGAAGTCGCTGCCAGCATCTCCTAGAGCCTCGGAAGCTGGGAAAATCGCTAATATTTACAGGTCTGTTGTGGTTGAAACCGGTGAATCTAGCTGTTCTTCAGTTGAAAGTGAGGCACGAAGGATAGAAATATCTCTGGTTCCGGAGCAGAGTGCCTCGTGTTCTTCTGAAACCTTGCCACAGTCAACATTCCAAGGTCCTTATTTTTCTCCCTGTTTAGATGATAAAGTGACTTTAAAGAATAAACAACATAAGTCACAAGATCCTGGTCATCAACTGGATGAATGCGACGATGGAGGAAAGTCTCCTGTCGAAGAAGATACCGGCTTATGTTCTGCCAGCAAGCTGCCTCGGAAGCTTCAAGATTCTGCTCTTCCACCGGCTACCGTTGTTATGGAGGGTGCAGAGTTGAACATTgcacataataaaataatacctGTTTCGGAAGCTGATATGCAGAAATCTGGAGTAGGCCTACAGGAAGAAGATTGCTGTTCAGTTTCTGTTCTTCCCCGAGACGATGCTCATGATAATCATCTAAAGGAGGACCTGAAAAGTTCTGGCTCAAGCAAAGCTGCGAACGTCCCCATCAAGGAAGTTCCCGCTTCCTCGAAAGTAGGTGAAATGGCAGCACCGAAGGTAAGACGGAAGTCTAGGCTACAGACAGTGTCTTCATCCAGTGTGGTTAAAGGAAACAAAGAAGGTACATCTCGTGCGGCCAAGCCAGTTGGCAGAAACAAGAACATCGTTATAAAGAAATCAAAGAAGGTAACGATATATACTGATGGAAGTTCGAAAGGATCTCATGATGTAGATACTGCTCAGAACCAAAGTTCAGAGCAAGTAATCTGCCAAAGGTGTCAGTGTTCTTTGAGGGAAACGGGTAAGGATTTCTGCAAGGATCCCTCGGATAGTGCTGGTGTTCAGGTTCCAACGGCTGGAACGGATTTTGATACGAATAAAGATACCTCTGTTGCTAAAAGTAACATGGTTGGCAAACAAGGTGAAAAATGGGATCTCTCTCAGAGCTCAAACAGCAGTAATTGCGACTTCAGTAGTAGCAACACGAGCCTCAGCGACGAGAGCAATCTGAGTGGCTCAACTTGCAATAATAAGCCGCACATGTCGAAGGACGTCAGGTGGGAAGCAATCAACCACATAAGAAAGAAGTATGGTTTTCTAGGGCTGAATCACTTCAATCTACTGAAAAAACTCGGTTCCGGGGATATCGGTTCGGTGTATCTTGCTGAATTGATAAGAACGGAGTGCCTTTTCGCCATAAAGGTAATGGATAACGAGTTCTTagcaaaaaggaaaaagatgcCACGAGCTCAAACTGAAAGAGAAATTCTCAAAATGCTGGATCATCCGTTTCTCCCGACTCTCTACACCCAGTTTACCTCGGATAATTTATCGTGTTTAGTCATGGAGTTTTGCCCTGGTGGAGATCTACATGTCCTCAGGCAGAAGCAACCTGGTCGATATTTTCCTGAACAGGCCGCAAG ATTCTATGTTGCTGAGGTCCTCCTCGCTCTCGAGTATCTACACATGCTCGGCATCGTGTACAGAGATCTAAAACCGGAGAACATCATGGTCCGTGAGGACGGTCACATCATGCTGACAGATTTCGACCTATCCCTGAGATGTTCCGTAAACCCAACCCTCGTAAAATCATCCTCATTAGCAATGGAGCCTCCCAGGATCTCGGGTCCATGTGCAGGTTCCAACTGCATCGATCCATTCTGCACCGGGCCTTCGTGTGAAGTCTCGTGCTTTAGCCCCGGGCTAAACGCAGCAGCTAGAGCAAGGAAGCTGAAAGCCGACGCCGCACGCCAAGCCAGGCTGCTCCCGCAGCTCGTAGCCGAGCCAACAGAGGCGCGGTCGAACTCCTTCGTCGGCACACACGAGTACTTAGCCCCCGAGATCATCAAGGGAGAGGGCCACGGCAGCGCTGTCGACTGGTGGACGTTCGGCGTCTTCCTCTACGAGCTTCTGTACGGGAAGACGCCGTTCAAGGGTACCAATAACGACGAGACGTTAGCGAATGTGGTGTTGCAGAACCTTCGATTTCCCGACTCCCCCATCGTTAGTTTCCAGGCGAGGGATCTGATCCGAGGGCTACTGGTGAAGGAGCCAGAGAATCGGCTCGGGACGCAAACCGGAGCTGCCGAGATTAAGCGGCACCCGTTCTTCGATGGACTGAACTGGGCGCTGATACGCTGCGCCGTACCCCCTCAGATACCGGAGTTCTTCGAGAGTGAAATCCCGCAACCGGCGCCGGCGCAGGATGCCGGTGACTGTTTCGAGTTCGAGTTGTTCTGA